The following coding sequences are from one Musa acuminata AAA Group cultivar baxijiao chromosome BXJ1-6, Cavendish_Baxijiao_AAA, whole genome shotgun sequence window:
- the LOC135676889 gene encoding glutamate receptor 2.7-like isoform X3 yields the protein MGWAIHLLFACFFGALQKAMVSAHDAAVPVNVGVILDVSSSAGKKSWTSISMAVDDFYATHGNCTTRVVLHLRNSKNDVVGAAAAAVDLLKNFQVQAIIGPETSTEASFVINLGNQSQVGAIAAIVRYFGWREVVPVYEDSEYGAGVIPFLVDALQAVDSGVPYRSVIPSAAADEEMDKELYKLMTMQTRVFIVHMLPALGARFFQRAKNLGMMSGGFVWITTDGITDVLEELDHILRITEAMQGVIAVRPLVERSEDVVNFTARFRSRFRQENPTIKAADPSVFQLWAYDTTWATTMAVENLGPKRSSFRRPQSGDHSTDLDVIGSSESGPALLKAILNTRFKGLAGDFRLLGGQLQSSAYEIVNVIGNSARVIEFWTPKLGISKQLDTAVGAGLNSIIWPGISAAVPKGWEIPTGGKKLRIGVPVKKGFNQFVNVGWESSTNRTVVTGYCIDIFKAVMEALPYAVTYEFFPFRPSANSYDHLIYQVYLKNFDAVVGDTTITAERTLYVDFTMPYTESGVSMVVPVKEDPRKMWVFLKPLTPNLWLVSFAFFVFMGFTVLVIEHSNAEFGRQPSERLGKVFYFVFSVLVFSQTESLRSNFSRIAMVVWMFVVLILTSSYTASLTSRLTVQQLQPTAADLKQLLSTGAYIGYQDGSFAAEILKRMGFKSSKLRHFSTSDQYAEALLQGGAKGGVDAIFDEIPYLKLFLSEHCNGFTMLSWTYKTDGFGFVFQKGSPLVPDVSRAVLNVTEGDKMVAIQNKWFRDTICPSQNNAVTSASLNLYQFSGLFLITGVVSTLAALIFLFLHSRNSTIRGPLIRNILHGPQNPNQAHP from the exons ATGGGGTGGGCAATTCATCTTCTCTTTGCTTGCTTCTTTGGCGCCCTCCAAAAGGCGATGGTTTCGGCTCACGATGCGGCGGTGCCGGTTAACGTGGGCGTGATCCTGGACGTCTCATCCTCGGCCGGGAAGAAGAGCTGGACCAGCATTTCCATGGCGGTCGATGATTTCTACGCCACTCATGGCAACTGCACCACGAGAGTTGTCCTGCATCTCAGGAACTCGAAGAACGACGTCGTCGGTGCAGCAGCTGCAG CTGTGGACCTACTCAAGAACTTCCAGGTGCAGGCAATCATCGGCCCCGAGACGTCCACCGAGGCCAGCTTCGTCATCAACTTGGGAAACCAGAGCCAG GTCGGCGCCATTGCCGCCATCGTCCGATACTTCGGCTGGCGCGAGGTGGTCCCCGTGTACGAGGACTCCGAGTACGGCGCGGGAGTCATCCCCTTCCTCGTCGACGCCCTCCAAGCCGTCGATTCCGGCGTGCCCTACCGCAGCGTCATCCCCTCCGCCGCTGCTGACGAAGAGATGGACAAGGAGCTGTACAAGCTGATGACGATGCAGACCCGGGTGTTCATCGTGCACATGCTTCCCGCCCTCGGAGCACGCTTCTTCCAGAGGGCCAAGAACCTGGGCATGATGAGCGGCGGCTTCGTGTGGATCACCACCGATGGGATCACCGACGTCCTCGAAGAACTTGACCATATCCTGAGGATCACCGAAGCGATGCAGGGTGTGATCGCCGTCCGTCCCTTAGTCGAGAGATCGGAGGACGTCGTCAACTTCACAGCTAGGTTCAGATCCAGGTTCCGCCAGGAGAACCCGACCATCAAAGCGGCTGACCCCTCGGTGTTCCAGCTGTGGGCCTACGACACGACATGGGCGACCACCATGGCCGTCGAAAACTTGGGCCCCAAAAGATCGAGCTTTCGCAGACCCCAGTCCGGGGATCACTCCACCGATTTGGACGTGATCGGTTCGTCCGAATCAGGGCCGGCGCTGCTCAAAGCCATCCTGAATACACGGTTCAAAGGTTTGGCCGGCGACTTCCGGCTTCTGGGCGGTCAACTCCAGTCGTCCGCGTACGAGATCGTCAATGTTATCGGAAATTCTGCGAGGGTGATCGAGTTCTGGACACCAAAGCTCGGGATCTCGAAGCAACTCGACACCGCCGTCGGTGCCGGCCTAAATTCCATTATATGGCCGGGAATTTCCGCCGCCGTGCCCAAAGGATGGGAAATACCAACCGGTGGAAAGAAACTCCGGATTGGCGTACCGGTGAAGAAGGGGTTCAACCAGTTCGTCAACGTCGGGTGGGAGTCGTCAACCAACCGAACGGTCGTCACCGGCTACTGCATCGACATCTTTAAGGCGGTCATGGAAGCCCTGCCATATGCAGTCACCTATGAGTTCTTCCCCTTCCGCCCTTCCGCCAATTCCTACGACCATTTGATTTACCAAGTATATCTAAAG AACTTCGACGCTGTGGTCGGCGACACGACGATCACCGCCGAGCGGACGCTCTACGTGGACTTCACGATGCCGTACACCGAGTCGGGGGTGTCGATGGTCGTCCCGGTGAAGGAGGACCCGAGAAAGATGTGGGTCTTCCTGAAGCCGCTGACACCCAACCTCTGGCTCGTGAGCTTTGCCTTCTTTGTGTTCATGGGGTTCACGGTGCTGGTGATCGAACACTCGAACGCGGAATTCGGCAGGCAGCCGTCGGAGCGACTTGGCAAAGTCTTCTACTTCGTGTTCTCTGTTCTCGTCTTCAGCCAAA CGGAGTCGTTGAGGAGCAACTTTTCGAGGATTGCGATGGTGGTTTGGATGTTTGTGGTGCTGATACTGACATCGAGCTACACGGCGAGCCTGACATCGAGGCTGACGGTGCAGCAGTTGCAGCCCACTGCGGCCGATCTGAAACAGCTACTGAGCACCGGGGCGTACATTGGCTACCAAGATGGATCTTTTGCGGCGGAGATACTGAAGAGGATGGGATTCAAAAGCTCCAAGCTCAGGCACTTCAGCACATCCGATCAGTACGCCGAAGCTCTACTACAAGGGGGTGCCAAGGGAGGGGTGGACGCCATTTTCGACGAGATACCGTACCTCAAGCTCTTCCTCTCGGAGCACTGCAACGGCTTCACCATGCTCAGCTGGACCTACAAGACCGACGGATTCGGCTTC GTCTTCCAAAAGGGCTCGCCGCTGGTGCCCGACGTCTCGAGGGCGGTGCTGAACGTGACGGAGGGGGACAAGATGGTGGCCATCCAAAACAAATGGTTCAGAGACACGATCTGTCCGAGCCAGAACAACGCCGTCACCTCCGCGAGCCTCAACTTGTACCAGTTCTCAGGCCTTTTCCTCATCACAGGCGTCGTCTCGACGCTTGCGGCGCTGATCTTCTTGTTTCTGCACTCTCGCAATAGTACTATAAGAGGACCATTGATCAGGAACATTCTCCATGGCCCGCAGAATCCAAATCAAGCACATCCCTGA
- the LOC135676889 gene encoding glutamate receptor 2.7-like isoform X1, with product MGWAIHLLFACFFGALQKAMVSAHDAAVPVNVGVILDVSSSAGKKSWTSISMAVDDFYATHGNCTTRVVLHLRNSKNDVVGAAAAAVDLLKNFQVQAIIGPETSTEASFVINLGNQSQVPVLSFSATSPSLSPARAPFFVRTTLNDSSQVGAIAAIVRYFGWREVVPVYEDSEYGAGVIPFLVDALQAVDSGVPYRSVIPSAAADEEMDKELYKLMTMQTRVFIVHMLPALGARFFQRAKNLGMMSGGFVWITTDGITDVLEELDHILRITEAMQGVIAVRPLVERSEDVVNFTARFRSRFRQENPTIKAADPSVFQLWAYDTTWATTMAVENLGPKRSSFRRPQSGDHSTDLDVIGSSESGPALLKAILNTRFKGLAGDFRLLGGQLQSSAYEIVNVIGNSARVIEFWTPKLGISKQLDTAVGAGLNSIIWPGISAAVPKGWEIPTGGKKLRIGVPVKKGFNQFVNVGWESSTNRTVVTGYCIDIFKAVMEALPYAVTYEFFPFRPSANSYDHLIYQVYLKNFDAVVGDTTITAERTLYVDFTMPYTESGVSMVVPVKEDPRKMWVFLKPLTPNLWLVSFAFFVFMGFTVLVIEHSNAEFGRQPSERLGKVFYFVFSVLVFSQTESLRSNFSRIAMVVWMFVVLILTSSYTASLTSRLTVQQLQPTAADLKQLLSTGAYIGYQDGSFAAEILKRMGFKSSKLRHFSTSDQYAEALLQGGAKGGVDAIFDEIPYLKLFLSEHCNGFTMLSWTYKTDGFGFVFQKGSPLVPDVSRAVLNVTEGDKMVAIQNKWFRDTICPSQNNAVTSASLNLYQFSGLFLITGVVSTLAALIFLFLHSRNSTIRGPLIRNILHGPQNPNQAHP from the exons ATGGGGTGGGCAATTCATCTTCTCTTTGCTTGCTTCTTTGGCGCCCTCCAAAAGGCGATGGTTTCGGCTCACGATGCGGCGGTGCCGGTTAACGTGGGCGTGATCCTGGACGTCTCATCCTCGGCCGGGAAGAAGAGCTGGACCAGCATTTCCATGGCGGTCGATGATTTCTACGCCACTCATGGCAACTGCACCACGAGAGTTGTCCTGCATCTCAGGAACTCGAAGAACGACGTCGTCGGTGCAGCAGCTGCAG CTGTGGACCTACTCAAGAACTTCCAGGTGCAGGCAATCATCGGCCCCGAGACGTCCACCGAGGCCAGCTTCGTCATCAACTTGGGAAACCAGAGCCAGGTCCCTGTCCTCTCCTTCTCCGCCACGAGCCCTTCCCTCTCCCCCGCTCGTGCCCCCTTCTTCGTCCGCACCACCCTTAATGACTCCTCCCAGGTCGGCGCCATTGCCGCCATCGTCCGATACTTCGGCTGGCGCGAGGTGGTCCCCGTGTACGAGGACTCCGAGTACGGCGCGGGAGTCATCCCCTTCCTCGTCGACGCCCTCCAAGCCGTCGATTCCGGCGTGCCCTACCGCAGCGTCATCCCCTCCGCCGCTGCTGACGAAGAGATGGACAAGGAGCTGTACAAGCTGATGACGATGCAGACCCGGGTGTTCATCGTGCACATGCTTCCCGCCCTCGGAGCACGCTTCTTCCAGAGGGCCAAGAACCTGGGCATGATGAGCGGCGGCTTCGTGTGGATCACCACCGATGGGATCACCGACGTCCTCGAAGAACTTGACCATATCCTGAGGATCACCGAAGCGATGCAGGGTGTGATCGCCGTCCGTCCCTTAGTCGAGAGATCGGAGGACGTCGTCAACTTCACAGCTAGGTTCAGATCCAGGTTCCGCCAGGAGAACCCGACCATCAAAGCGGCTGACCCCTCGGTGTTCCAGCTGTGGGCCTACGACACGACATGGGCGACCACCATGGCCGTCGAAAACTTGGGCCCCAAAAGATCGAGCTTTCGCAGACCCCAGTCCGGGGATCACTCCACCGATTTGGACGTGATCGGTTCGTCCGAATCAGGGCCGGCGCTGCTCAAAGCCATCCTGAATACACGGTTCAAAGGTTTGGCCGGCGACTTCCGGCTTCTGGGCGGTCAACTCCAGTCGTCCGCGTACGAGATCGTCAATGTTATCGGAAATTCTGCGAGGGTGATCGAGTTCTGGACACCAAAGCTCGGGATCTCGAAGCAACTCGACACCGCCGTCGGTGCCGGCCTAAATTCCATTATATGGCCGGGAATTTCCGCCGCCGTGCCCAAAGGATGGGAAATACCAACCGGTGGAAAGAAACTCCGGATTGGCGTACCGGTGAAGAAGGGGTTCAACCAGTTCGTCAACGTCGGGTGGGAGTCGTCAACCAACCGAACGGTCGTCACCGGCTACTGCATCGACATCTTTAAGGCGGTCATGGAAGCCCTGCCATATGCAGTCACCTATGAGTTCTTCCCCTTCCGCCCTTCCGCCAATTCCTACGACCATTTGATTTACCAAGTATATCTAAAG AACTTCGACGCTGTGGTCGGCGACACGACGATCACCGCCGAGCGGACGCTCTACGTGGACTTCACGATGCCGTACACCGAGTCGGGGGTGTCGATGGTCGTCCCGGTGAAGGAGGACCCGAGAAAGATGTGGGTCTTCCTGAAGCCGCTGACACCCAACCTCTGGCTCGTGAGCTTTGCCTTCTTTGTGTTCATGGGGTTCACGGTGCTGGTGATCGAACACTCGAACGCGGAATTCGGCAGGCAGCCGTCGGAGCGACTTGGCAAAGTCTTCTACTTCGTGTTCTCTGTTCTCGTCTTCAGCCAAA CGGAGTCGTTGAGGAGCAACTTTTCGAGGATTGCGATGGTGGTTTGGATGTTTGTGGTGCTGATACTGACATCGAGCTACACGGCGAGCCTGACATCGAGGCTGACGGTGCAGCAGTTGCAGCCCACTGCGGCCGATCTGAAACAGCTACTGAGCACCGGGGCGTACATTGGCTACCAAGATGGATCTTTTGCGGCGGAGATACTGAAGAGGATGGGATTCAAAAGCTCCAAGCTCAGGCACTTCAGCACATCCGATCAGTACGCCGAAGCTCTACTACAAGGGGGTGCCAAGGGAGGGGTGGACGCCATTTTCGACGAGATACCGTACCTCAAGCTCTTCCTCTCGGAGCACTGCAACGGCTTCACCATGCTCAGCTGGACCTACAAGACCGACGGATTCGGCTTC GTCTTCCAAAAGGGCTCGCCGCTGGTGCCCGACGTCTCGAGGGCGGTGCTGAACGTGACGGAGGGGGACAAGATGGTGGCCATCCAAAACAAATGGTTCAGAGACACGATCTGTCCGAGCCAGAACAACGCCGTCACCTCCGCGAGCCTCAACTTGTACCAGTTCTCAGGCCTTTTCCTCATCACAGGCGTCGTCTCGACGCTTGCGGCGCTGATCTTCTTGTTTCTGCACTCTCGCAATAGTACTATAAGAGGACCATTGATCAGGAACATTCTCCATGGCCCGCAGAATCCAAATCAAGCACATCCCTGA
- the LOC135676889 gene encoding glutamate receptor 2.7-like isoform X2: protein MGWAIHLLFACFFGALQKAMVSAHDAAVPVNVGVILDVSSSAGKKSWTSISMAVDDFYATHGNCTTRVVLHLRNSKNDVVGAAAAAVDLLKNFQVQAIIGPETSTEASFVINLGNQSQVPVLSFSATSPSLSPARAPFFVRTTLNDSSQVGAIAAIVRYFGWREVVPVYEDSEYGAGVIPFLVDALQAVDSGVPYRSVIPSAAADEEMDKELYKLMTMQTRVFIVHMLPALGARFFQRAKNLGMMSGGFVWITTDGITDVLEELDHILRITEAMQGVIAVRPLVERSEDVVNFTARFRSRFRQENPTIKAADPSVFQLWAYDTTWATTMAVENLGPKRSSFRRPQSGDHSTDLDVIGSSESGPALLKAILNTRFKGLAGDFRLLGGQLQSSAYEIVNVIGNSARVIEFWTPKLGISKQLDTAVGAGLNSIIWPGISAAVPKGWEIPTGGKKLRIGVPVKKGFNQFVNVGWESSTNRTVVTGYCIDIFKAVMEALPYAVTYEYLTGWMMVQNFDAVVGDTTITAERTLYVDFTMPYTESGVSMVVPVKEDPRKMWVFLKPLTPNLWLVSFAFFVFMGFTVLVIEHSNAEFGRQPSERLGKVFYFVFSVLVFSQTESLRSNFSRIAMVVWMFVVLILTSSYTASLTSRLTVQQLQPTAADLKQLLSTGAYIGYQDGSFAAEILKRMGFKSSKLRHFSTSDQYAEALLQGGAKGGVDAIFDEIPYLKLFLSEHCNGFTMLSWTYKTDGFGFVFQKGSPLVPDVSRAVLNVTEGDKMVAIQNKWFRDTICPSQNNAVTSASLNLYQFSGLFLITGVVSTLAALIFLFLHSRNSTIRGPLIRNILHGPQNPNQAHP, encoded by the exons ATGGGGTGGGCAATTCATCTTCTCTTTGCTTGCTTCTTTGGCGCCCTCCAAAAGGCGATGGTTTCGGCTCACGATGCGGCGGTGCCGGTTAACGTGGGCGTGATCCTGGACGTCTCATCCTCGGCCGGGAAGAAGAGCTGGACCAGCATTTCCATGGCGGTCGATGATTTCTACGCCACTCATGGCAACTGCACCACGAGAGTTGTCCTGCATCTCAGGAACTCGAAGAACGACGTCGTCGGTGCAGCAGCTGCAG CTGTGGACCTACTCAAGAACTTCCAGGTGCAGGCAATCATCGGCCCCGAGACGTCCACCGAGGCCAGCTTCGTCATCAACTTGGGAAACCAGAGCCAGGTCCCTGTCCTCTCCTTCTCCGCCACGAGCCCTTCCCTCTCCCCCGCTCGTGCCCCCTTCTTCGTCCGCACCACCCTTAATGACTCCTCCCAGGTCGGCGCCATTGCCGCCATCGTCCGATACTTCGGCTGGCGCGAGGTGGTCCCCGTGTACGAGGACTCCGAGTACGGCGCGGGAGTCATCCCCTTCCTCGTCGACGCCCTCCAAGCCGTCGATTCCGGCGTGCCCTACCGCAGCGTCATCCCCTCCGCCGCTGCTGACGAAGAGATGGACAAGGAGCTGTACAAGCTGATGACGATGCAGACCCGGGTGTTCATCGTGCACATGCTTCCCGCCCTCGGAGCACGCTTCTTCCAGAGGGCCAAGAACCTGGGCATGATGAGCGGCGGCTTCGTGTGGATCACCACCGATGGGATCACCGACGTCCTCGAAGAACTTGACCATATCCTGAGGATCACCGAAGCGATGCAGGGTGTGATCGCCGTCCGTCCCTTAGTCGAGAGATCGGAGGACGTCGTCAACTTCACAGCTAGGTTCAGATCCAGGTTCCGCCAGGAGAACCCGACCATCAAAGCGGCTGACCCCTCGGTGTTCCAGCTGTGGGCCTACGACACGACATGGGCGACCACCATGGCCGTCGAAAACTTGGGCCCCAAAAGATCGAGCTTTCGCAGACCCCAGTCCGGGGATCACTCCACCGATTTGGACGTGATCGGTTCGTCCGAATCAGGGCCGGCGCTGCTCAAAGCCATCCTGAATACACGGTTCAAAGGTTTGGCCGGCGACTTCCGGCTTCTGGGCGGTCAACTCCAGTCGTCCGCGTACGAGATCGTCAATGTTATCGGAAATTCTGCGAGGGTGATCGAGTTCTGGACACCAAAGCTCGGGATCTCGAAGCAACTCGACACCGCCGTCGGTGCCGGCCTAAATTCCATTATATGGCCGGGAATTTCCGCCGCCGTGCCCAAAGGATGGGAAATACCAACCGGTGGAAAGAAACTCCGGATTGGCGTACCGGTGAAGAAGGGGTTCAACCAGTTCGTCAACGTCGGGTGGGAGTCGTCAACCAACCGAACGGTCGTCACCGGCTACTGCATCGACATCTTTAAGGCGGTCATGGAAGCCCTGCCATATGCAGTCACCTATGA ATACTTGACCGGCTGGATGATGGTACAGAACTTCGACGCTGTGGTCGGCGACACGACGATCACCGCCGAGCGGACGCTCTACGTGGACTTCACGATGCCGTACACCGAGTCGGGGGTGTCGATGGTCGTCCCGGTGAAGGAGGACCCGAGAAAGATGTGGGTCTTCCTGAAGCCGCTGACACCCAACCTCTGGCTCGTGAGCTTTGCCTTCTTTGTGTTCATGGGGTTCACGGTGCTGGTGATCGAACACTCGAACGCGGAATTCGGCAGGCAGCCGTCGGAGCGACTTGGCAAAGTCTTCTACTTCGTGTTCTCTGTTCTCGTCTTCAGCCAAA CGGAGTCGTTGAGGAGCAACTTTTCGAGGATTGCGATGGTGGTTTGGATGTTTGTGGTGCTGATACTGACATCGAGCTACACGGCGAGCCTGACATCGAGGCTGACGGTGCAGCAGTTGCAGCCCACTGCGGCCGATCTGAAACAGCTACTGAGCACCGGGGCGTACATTGGCTACCAAGATGGATCTTTTGCGGCGGAGATACTGAAGAGGATGGGATTCAAAAGCTCCAAGCTCAGGCACTTCAGCACATCCGATCAGTACGCCGAAGCTCTACTACAAGGGGGTGCCAAGGGAGGGGTGGACGCCATTTTCGACGAGATACCGTACCTCAAGCTCTTCCTCTCGGAGCACTGCAACGGCTTCACCATGCTCAGCTGGACCTACAAGACCGACGGATTCGGCTTC GTCTTCCAAAAGGGCTCGCCGCTGGTGCCCGACGTCTCGAGGGCGGTGCTGAACGTGACGGAGGGGGACAAGATGGTGGCCATCCAAAACAAATGGTTCAGAGACACGATCTGTCCGAGCCAGAACAACGCCGTCACCTCCGCGAGCCTCAACTTGTACCAGTTCTCAGGCCTTTTCCTCATCACAGGCGTCGTCTCGACGCTTGCGGCGCTGATCTTCTTGTTTCTGCACTCTCGCAATAGTACTATAAGAGGACCATTGATCAGGAACATTCTCCATGGCCCGCAGAATCCAAATCAAGCACATCCCTGA
- the LOC135676890 gene encoding rac-like GTP-binding protein 2 isoform X2, producing the protein MSATKFIKCVTVGDGAVGKTCMLICYTSNKFPTDYIPTVFDNFSANVSVDGSIVNLGLWDTAGQEDYSRLRPLSYRGADIFVLAFSLISRASYENVLKKWMPELRRFAPNVPIVLVGTKLDLREDKGYLADHPGATAITPAQGEELRKQIGAAAYIECSSKTQQNVKAVFDTAIKVVLQPPRRKEVPKKKSKRSSGCLMANFMCRGTCDA; encoded by the exons ATGAGCGCCACCAAGTTCATCAAGTGTGTGACTGTTGGAGACGGGGCTGTGGGGAAGACCTGCATGCTCATATGTTACACCAGCAACAAGTTCCCCACT GACTACATCCCGACTGTGTTCGATAACTTCAGCGCTAATGTCTCTGTTGATGGCAGCATCGTCAACTTAGGATTGTGGGATACTGCAG GACAAGAAGACTACAGCAGGTTGAGGCCGCTGAGCTATAGAGGGGCAGATATATTTGTTCTGGCTTTCTCGCTAATCAGCAGGGCAAGCTACGAGAACGTTCTCAAGAAG TGGATGCCTGAGCTTCGACGCTTTGCACCAAATGTTCCTATTGTTCTGGTTGGAACAAAACTAG ATCTTCGCGAAGACAAAGGATATCTTGCTGATCATCCAGGTGCAACTGCAATAACTCCAGCTCAA GGAGAAGAGCTCAGGAAACAAATTGGTGCTGCAGCATACATCGAGTGTAGCTCCAAGACACAACAG AACGTCAAGGCTGTCTTTGATACTGCAATCAAGGTAGTTCTTCAACCTCCACGAAGGAAGGAGGTACCCAAGAAGAAAAGTAAAAGAAGCTCTGGTTGTCTAATGGC GAACTTCATGTGTAGAGGCACTTGCGATGCCTAA
- the LOC135676890 gene encoding rac-like GTP-binding protein 2 isoform X1, giving the protein MSATKFIKCVTVGDGAVGKTCMLICYTSNKFPTDYIPTVFDNFSANVSVDGSIVNLGLWDTAGQEDYSRLRPLSYRGADIFVLAFSLISRASYENVLKKWMPELRRFAPNVPIVLVGTKLDLREDKGYLADHPGATAITPAQGEELRKQIGAAAYIECSSKTQQNVKAVFDTAIKVVLQPPRRKEVPKKKSKRSSGCLMANFMCGGTCDA; this is encoded by the exons ATGAGCGCCACCAAGTTCATCAAGTGTGTGACTGTTGGAGACGGGGCTGTGGGGAAGACCTGCATGCTCATATGTTACACCAGCAACAAGTTCCCCACT GACTACATCCCGACTGTGTTCGATAACTTCAGCGCTAATGTCTCTGTTGATGGCAGCATCGTCAACTTAGGATTGTGGGATACTGCAG GACAAGAAGACTACAGCAGGTTGAGGCCGCTGAGCTATAGAGGGGCAGATATATTTGTTCTGGCTTTCTCGCTAATCAGCAGGGCAAGCTACGAGAACGTTCTCAAGAAG TGGATGCCTGAGCTTCGACGCTTTGCACCAAATGTTCCTATTGTTCTGGTTGGAACAAAACTAG ATCTTCGCGAAGACAAAGGATATCTTGCTGATCATCCAGGTGCAACTGCAATAACTCCAGCTCAA GGAGAAGAGCTCAGGAAACAAATTGGTGCTGCAGCATACATCGAGTGTAGCTCCAAGACACAACAG AACGTCAAGGCTGTCTTTGATACTGCAATCAAGGTAGTTCTTCAACCTCCACGAAGGAAGGAGGTACCCAAGAAGAAAAGTAAAAGAAGCTCTGGTTGTCTAATGGC GAACTTCATGTGCGGAGGCACTTGTGATGCCTAG